A genome region from Mugil cephalus isolate CIBA_MC_2020 chromosome 13, CIBA_Mcephalus_1.1, whole genome shotgun sequence includes the following:
- the LOC125018642 gene encoding zinc transporter ZIP9: MEGGLTITFISVAMFVGSFLLGFFPLLFKFSQKSLQFVSILGAGLLCGTALAITIPEGVGLLEESWKASSSSSDVPPGVNASDKSSTETSAPPRFYIGVALTFGFTFMFVVDQIGSYFSTRDQTSSSYNSVHITATLGLVIHAAADGFALGAAVSTGQVTVQIIVFFAVILHKAPAAFGLVSFLMHSGLEKKHIQGHLLAFSAAAPIVAITTYFILHASGGSSQNQLSATGVGMLFSAGTFLYVATVHVLPEISNNRSGHPPSDLQQFAGPEGHQHRHLGLLESLTLILGVGFPMLLALGLHDD, translated from the exons ATGGAGGGGGGGTTGACTATCACTTTTATATCCGTGGCGATGTTTGTAGGTTCCTTTTTACTTGGATTCTTCCCGCTGTTGTTCAAGTTCTCACAG AAAAGCCTTCAGTTCGTCTCCATCCTGGGGGCCGGTCTGCTGTGCGGGACAGCACTTGCCATCACCATCCCGGAGGGGGTGGGCTTGCTGGAGGAGTCTTGGAAAG cgtcctcctcctcctctgatgtgCCACCTGGTGTGAATGCCAGCGACAAAAGTTCCACAGAGACGAGCGCCCCACCCAGGTTCTACATTGGCGTGGCTTTGACGTTCGGCTTCACCTTCATGTTTGTCGTTGACCAGATCGGGAGTTACTTTTCCACGAGGG ACCAAACCAGCAGCTCGTATAACAGCGTCCACATAACCGCCACGTTGGGCCTGGTTATTCATGCTGCAG CTGATGGGTTCGCTCTGGGAGCTGCCGTATCCACGGGTCAAGTGACGGTACAGATCATCGTGTTTTTCGCTGTGATTTTACACAAG GCGCCGGCGGCTTTTGGTTTGGTCTCCTTCCTGATGCACTCGGGCCTCGAAAAGAAGCACATTCAAGGACATTTGCTGGCCTTCTCAGCTGCAGCACCTATAGTTGCCATCACCACTTACTTCATATTACACGCA TCTGGTGGTTCATCTCAGAACCAGCTCAGCGCCACGGGAGTTGGGATGCTCTTCTCAGCCGGGACCTTCCTCTACGTGGCCACGGTTCACGTCCTCCCCGAGATCAGCAACAACAGGTCAGGCCACCccccctctgacctgcagcagttCGCTGGACCCGAGGGGCACCAGCACCGACACCTGGGGCTCCTGGAGAGCCTCACTCTCATCCTCGGCGTGGGCTTTCCCATGCTGTTGGCTCTCGGGCTGCACGACGACTAA